A stretch of DNA from Gimesia chilikensis:
ATAGTAGATGGCGAGGCTGCTCATTGTTGTGACTCCTGTTCACAGTGGATTACCTCTATTTTAACAGATTTCCGTTCCCCTGCACGAAACAGTTCCAGGATATTCTGCTGTTCCCGGACGGATGATCTGCCCGCCCACCACAGGCCCACGGAAATAAAAGCAAACAGGAGCGGAAATAAAAACAGTATCTGGGTCAGCGAGAGCGGATTTTTCCCCGGAAGCTGATCTGTAAAATAGAGCCATAAATACACGGGCAGGACGATCATCAGACCTCCCAGTGAAGCATAGAAGGTGAAGCGGGTAAATCGCCGGGTCTCTGACTTTGTTTTCTCGTAGTTTTCAACAGCCGCGGCTGCTGAGTTGATTTCTCCTTCAAACATCTGCTGTTGACAGATAGGGCAAAAACCTGTCGCAGCGGCTACCTTTCTTTCAGATTCTCTCCATGAGATCTGGCAGAAGGGACAACGCGGTGCAGTTGTCTGTCTAAGTTGTTTTACCTGGCGGTAGAGAAAGGGGACCGGAAAACATGCAGAAATAATGATCATAGGAAGAATTAAGATCGGATTGATGGCATTTGGACAATCCGCCGTTCCCGCTTTGATTCCGATTGCGTTATGGATCTCAGGCCGAAAATACTTTACCACAAAAGCCAGCAGAGCCAGCGTCAGAAAGAAACTCACAAAGGCAATTGCGCCGCGCAGGAGTACCTGAAAGTCATAGCGCGTGGCTGCAGCCTTGAACTGTTCTCGCAGCTCTGAGGGAGACAAGTCTGAATCAGTCATAGCATTTCTCATGTTGACTATTTGCGAATCCATATGTAGCCTCATTCTTAGAACACTCGTACTTTCAATCAACGAAAACATGCCAACTCTGGATCATCAGGTTTCCTGAGATTTGTCCCAAAACAGCGAACTCCACTTATCCTTTTAATGTCCTTAACCGGCTCGTTTCATTTGATCTGCTTTTCTCAGGTATATACCAACAAACTAAGTAGCGGGGTTAGCATATTGTCCAATCAAACCATCAACTTCTACAGCGTCAGCGAGGCTTACGGTGAGTTCTCCAACTTTGCCGGGTTTCCGATTGAGCTGGACGGGAAACGCTGGCCGACGTCGGAGCATTATTTTCAGGCGCAGAAATTCAAAGAGACTTCACACCAGGCAGAGATCCGCAAAGAATCGTCGCCGATGCGGGCTGCCCGGATGGGACGGGAGCGGAAGCGGCCGCTGCGGAAAGACTGGGAATCGGTCAAAGATGCGATCATGCGGCAAGCCGTGCTGGCGAAGTTTACGCAACATGCAGAACTGCGGGAACTGCTGCTCTCCACGGGAGAGAGTCGTCTCGTCGAGCATACGACGAACGATGCTTACTGGGGAGATGGCGGGGATGGCAGCGGTAAGAATCGGCTGGGACAGATTCTGATGGAGATTCGCCGGACGCTGCGGGAGGCGGGAGATACGGAAGGGGAAGTGTAGCGGGGCTCAGGGGAAGTCGATGTACTCGGGTGGAACTCGATCGGTTAACCAGACCTGATTCGGAGTCACAAAGAATTCAAACCCGGCCTGAGACATCTCTCCTGAGCGGATCTTCAACAACACCGGTTTTCCCCGCCGCTGCCCGACCGCCAGTGCGGTATTTTCATCTCCATGCAGATGCACGTGATGGCGTTTCATCTTCTTGAGTCCCTCGCGGGCGATCACTGCAACAAACTGTTGCGGCGTGCCGTGAATCAGGAACTCAGGGGGAGCCGCGGCCTCGTAGCCCAGTTCAATTTTGACTGAGTGCCCCTGGTTAGCCCGGATGCGGGTGCCGTCATCGCTGAAGGAGAACCGCTGTTTGTCATTCGAATCTACGACATGCTCCAGTGTTTCCCGCGACATCTTCTTACCATGTTCGTCGATCGCAGAGAGTAACGTCTCTACATCGACCCACCCCGATTCATCCAGCTGGATCCCGACGGTCTCCGGCTGATGCCTGAGAATCAGACTCAGAAATTTACTTTTCCTTTTGATATCCTTTTCGTTCATTTCATTTTCCTTTTCTTACTTTTTCTTTTCATAGTTGATTGATATTTGTTTGTTCTATTTCAGATCAGGGCGACACCAGCCGCCTGCATTTCCTGCAGGGCCCGCTGAATATCACCCTCGTTCAGATCGACGCCCCGACAGCCAGCCTGCACCAGATTGGTTTTCAATCCGTGTCTGACTGCATCCAGGGCCGTGAATTTCACGCAGTAATCGGTGGCAAGCCCCATGATGGTGACTTCACTCACATTGCGTTCGTTTAAATAGTCGCCCAGGCCGGTTGCCTGTCGATGCCCGTTATCAAAGAACCCGCTGTAACTGTCGATGCTGGTATCGGTGCCTTTCGGGATTACCGCATCAATCTGCTCCTGATCCAGATCAGCGTGCAGTTCGGCTCCCGGGGAACCCTGAATACAGTGTTCGGGCCAGAGAATCTGCTCCAGTCCATTGAGATCGATCTGCTCACCAATTTCCCGATGGGGATGCTGGCTGGCGAAACTCAGATGACCTGGCGGATGCCAGTCCTGTGTCGCGACGACCAGTTCGAATTTCGGTATCCACTGGTTAGCCACTTCCACGACGTCATCGCCGCCGGGAACTGCCAGGGCACCGCCCGGCATAAAATCGTATTGCAGATCGACTAAGATTAAGGCATGCATCATGCGACTCCTCGGTTCAATAGGGCGGAAGCAGGCGTCGGCCCCCCAGGCTGATCACCACGGCAGCAAACAGCAGATTCCGAGGAATCGTAGCCAGCCAGTGCATGGGAGGGGGTGCCTGCGGATCCGCAGTTTCATCCATTTGCGACAGACACTCCGCCAGCGATTCCATCCACGCGATGGTTCGCGGCCATTCTGCCAGTTGTTGTTTCCATTCGCCGGGAATCACTTCGACTCCCAGGTTCGCTCCACTGATGGCTCCTGCAATCGCAGCCACACTGTCGGCATCGCCCCCCAGCATGACGGCATTTTCAACTGACTGCCGAAAATCATCCGCAGTATAAGCCCAGCAGTAGAGCGCCGCGGGAACAGTCTGGTTAATGTAGCCGGAGATTCCATTGCTCCAGCCCTGGTCGTGTGCGTACTCTTCGGGAGTACTCTGACGTGCGAGATGTTCGACTGCATTCTCGATTGCCGACTTGAGTTCTGCATCCTGAATCTGTGAGACGCTGTTAGCAAGAAATTCCCGCGGGCTTTGTCCCGGTTCTGTCAGTGACAGTCGCGCCGCCCGGGCTACCAGAAGTGCACCCTGTTCGGCGCGGGGATCTTTGTGAGTGATTCTTGAGCTCCTCAGCACCAGTTCCTGCAGGTGTGACTCGGAAGATGCACAGAGCCCCAACAGTGCAGAACGCATGGCCGGCCCATTCCCTGCACTGAAGACACCGCTGTTTTGAGGAGCAACGCCAACTAACAGTTTCAGGCAGGAGCGAAGCGTGGCCCGTCCGATCCCGGCCGGTAGGGTTAACAGCCAGTGCTTAAGGTCCCGCCCCAGTCGTCGTTCGAAATCTTCGGGCACACCCCGGGAAAGTACCAGAGCTCGTCCGACCATCAGGGTGTGTTCGGTATCGTCGCTGCAATACCCCCTGTTCAAAAACAGATCGGGAGAAAGTGGAGGCCCCCCATACAGACGTCGGGAACGTTTGCGGGATAAGCCTTCCCGTTTCAGTCCGACGGCATCTCCGACCGCGGTTCCCAGTAAACACCCTAGAATACGAGAGTAATTGTCCATGGTTCAGATCTCGAAGTGAAACCCCTGTTTGGTCAGGCGTTTGTATTTGCGACGGTCGAACTGATACAGGCGCGCGGCCCGATGCGCGACATCCGTCTCGACTTCGTCCAGTTCAATGAGGATTCCCATACTGAGAATCTTTTTACGAAAATTACGTTTATCCAGCGGACGATCCAGAATGACTTCATACAGATGCTGAATCTGCCTTAAGGTAAATTTGGGAGGCAGCAGTTCAAAGCCGATGGGCTGATAACGGACTTTGCCCCGCAGGCGTTCGTGAGCCATTTCCAGAATCTGGTCGTGGTCAAAGGCCAGCGAGGGTATGTCGTCCACCGCGAACCAGGCGGCATTCCGGGCATCGGTGGCCGCCTGCACCCGGTGGTCCGACAGATTCACCAGGGCATAGTAAGCTACTGTCACGACACGCTCCCGAGGATCCCGGTTCACGGTTCCGAAGGAATACAGCTGTTCGAGATAGACATTTTTCAAACCGGTCTCTTCACTCAACTCCCGCAAGGCAGCCTCGTCCAGTGTTTCTTCCAGCCGAACAAACCCACCCGGGAGTGCCCAGTCCCCTTCAAACGGGGGCAGGTCCCGCTGAATGAGCAGAATCTGCAGATCATCTTCATCCAGGCCAAACACGACGCAGTCCACTGTTAAAGCGGCCCGCGGATATTCATAGCTGTATTTCATCTCAAACCCTTTATTGTCTCACAGATCTTTTTTATGTCTCTATCTAGTTCAGCCAGTCAGCATCCAAGGCTGGTTTATTAGTTCATGCCAACGATCATTGGGCTTCTGCCACACGACGGAGTTCCGCCAGTTCTTCTTCAAAGCCTCCCGAGAGAATGGGAAAACGGCACCAGGTTTTCGGATCCAGATTCTCATCGTCCAGGTGAAACGAGGGGGCGTACCGTTCGCGTTTCCACTGGTTCCGTGACCAGAGCCGAAAGAAGCGTTCGATCCATGCCACCAGTTGTGCGGGCTGTTCAGCGGGAAACTCCACGAGTGCCAGTCGGTAGAGCTCCACAGGACTACGCTTATCGCGAATTGCAGCTCGCTCGACCCAGTCCAATAATTCGTAAGGCATCAGATCCTGTTCATCCTTCTGCTCTGCTTCCTGCGGACGCAGTTCTGCAGTCGGCTCCTGCTGATTGATCAGGTTCAGTTCGGGAACCGTTCCTACCTGCAGTGGGCCGACCGTTTCCATCCATCGCAGCCAGCTTCTGAGAAACGCTTTATCAATCCCGGAGATTGGCGACAATCCGCCGCACGTATCGCCGTCCATCGTGGTATAACCCACAGCTGCTTCCGAACGGTTACTGGTTGACAGCAACAAGGCATTTCGTAGATTGGTAATCATCCAGACTCCCGGTGCCCTGCTCCGGGCCTGAATATTCTGGAGTGGAATATCATCGGTTTCCCAGTTCAGCTCCCGCCCGATTGCCTTTGATACGAGGTCCACATACGCCTGTGTGATGGCGTCGACATCCAGATTCAGAAAATCAGCGCCAATCCCCTCCGCCAGCCCGGCCGCGGCGCTCGCCGTCGTTTCGGAACTGTTGCGGGTAGACTGATAGACGCAGGTTAACAACCCATTGATCAGTTCGGCGAAACCGGATTTCGGTTTGGTTCCGGTCAGATAGGCAAGCTTTTGGGATAATCCATCGGCTCCCAGTTCGGAGAGTCCCAGTTTGAGCATGGCCCAGACCAGGACCGCAGCCGCTGCAGAATCTGCACCGCCACTCAGTGAAATCACGAAGCCTTGAGACCGGCTCTTACGCAGATAGTCGAATAACGCCAGTGCCACGGCCCGCGTGAATTCTTCCTCTTTGATCGAGTCTGAACGTTCCCAGTCAGCAGCCTGGCAGTGCAAGGTTCGAAACGGAATCTCGGGAAACTGGTAATCGGCTGTGATCGTAGTTTCGCGGAAGGCTCCCGGCCGGGGTTGAAAACTGGCCAGACGGGCCCGATTCATTCTGGTTAGATCGATGTCGACGATCGCGGATGTTACGGAGACGTCCTGAAATGAGAGCCGCTGTCCCTCTGCCAGCAGCGAGCCGTTACTGGCAATCAGTGTGGCACCGTCATAGATGATGCGGCCCGCTTCGTTCCCCAGTAGATTGGAATAAACGTAAGTCACGCCGTACGCCCGCGAGCTTTCCTGAACCAGTCGCCTGCGGATTTCCTGTTTGCCAAAGGCGAAGTGGCTGGCACTCGGATTGAGAATCAGATCAACGGCTGCCTGCGAGAGTTCACGTCCGGGGCGACGTGCGGCCCAGGCATCTTCACAGATTTCGAAGCCGAGCCGGACACCGTCTACTTCAAAGATCAAATTGCCGATCGGGTATGCCTGACCCTGAATCGTGATTTCACCCACGCACGTGGAATCCCAGGCTTTGAACCAGCGTGGTTCGTAATGAATGCCATCGCCGGCCAGATGATTTTTGGCGACGAATCCCAGAATCTGACCGTCGGCAATCAGGCAGGCACAGTTATAGAGGGCACCGCCATACATCAGCGGAAGTCCTACTGAGACGACGGTCCATTTCGTCAAGGGGAGCAGTTCCAGCAGAGCTGACAGCGCCCGCTGTTGAACGTCGATCGAAAAGAAAGTGTCTTCACAGTTATAGCCAGTGAGGCAGAGCTCGGGTAAACATATTAGCGAGGCCCCTTCATTGCGGGCCGCTTCGATCGCCTGTCTGACCCGGGCCGCATTCCCGGACCAGTCCAATGGAGTCTGATTCAGAGCAACAGCGGCTATCTGGATGAGTTTCATGGCTGGTTCATTTCATTTTTCAGCATGAGCTTGATTCATGGTTCCGTGTGTCACTGATGATTTAATTTTCGTGCCAGCAGAATCTGTTCGGTTTTGTAATCATACAGACCCTGTTCCAGACCAACGGGATATTCGTGTGGCTCCAGATGCCGCTGAATGCCCACGTGGAACAGATCCAACTGCTGCTGTGCCCGTTCGCGAATGACTGACAATGATTCGTGTTGATGAACGATCTCCCCCTGCTGGACCACGGGGATCAATAGATCCTGAGAGTCAAGTTTGTCGTCCAGCACGCGTCGCCGCGTTGAATCCAGAGGATCGATCAACACGCTTCGTTCCGAGGTTGGCGGAGCAAGTTCATTAAAGATCATGTCGGCCACGGCCCCGTTTTCATTCAGATAGCGTCTGGTCTGTAGAATTCCGGGGGTAGAGGTCTTGATGGCCTGTTCGGACAATTTCAAACGGGGTTCCCATTCCTGGTCTTCATTCCTGATCGCTCCCAGTTTGTAAACCCCTCCCAGGGCGGGTTGTTCGAAGGCGGTCACCAGGCGAGTACCCACACCCCAGACGGCGATTTTGGCTCCCTGCATTTTGAGACTGCTGATGGTGGTTTCATCCAGGTCATTGCTGGCCACAATCGCGGCTTCCGTCAGCCCCGCTTCATCCAGCAGGCGTCTGGCTTCGATACTGAGATACGCGAGATCTCCCGAATCGAGCCGGATCCCCACCATTTGATGACCGGACTCTTTTAACTGAATCCCGACGCGAACCGCATTGCGGACTCCATCGAGTGTATCGTAGGTATCGACGAGGAAGACGCAGTTATTAGGCATGGCCCGGGCGTAATCTTCGAAGGCGGAAAGCTCGTCATCGTAGGACATGACCCAGCTGTGAGCGTGTGTTCCTTTGACGGGAATTCCGAACAGCTTACCGGCCAGCACATTGGATGTGGCTGCACACCCACCAATATAGGCGGCTCGACTGGCTGCCAGGCCGCCATCGATTCCCTGGGCCCGCCTTAATCCGAACTCCAGAACCGGATCTCCCCCCGTGGCGGTACAGATGCGTGCCGACTTGGTGGCGATCAGCGTCTGAAAGTTGATCAGATTCAGTAGAGCGGTTTCCAGCAACTGACACTGCAGAATCGGTCCCGTGACCCGCACCAGGGGTTCGTGGGGAAAGACCACGGTCCCTTCCGGAACCGCTGCCAGATCACAGGTGATCCGCAGATCCGCCAGGTATTCCAGAAAGCCACTGGAGAATAAGGGGCGGCCATCGTTGCCTTCCAGCGTCTTCAGATAACTGAGATCATCTTCGCTGAACTGGAAGTGCCTGATATATTCCAGAGCGTATTCCAGACCGGCGGCGATGGTATAACCACCCTGAAACGGATTTTTGCGAAAGAAGAGGTGAAAGACGGCTTCCTGTTCAGCTCTCCCTGTTTTCCAGTATCCATGTGCCATCGTCAGCTGGTACAGGTCTGTTAAGAGCGTCAGTGAAGTATCGTAGATCTTATTCAGGGCCATTGTGGGTTCCTCCGATTCGTTAGTGTATTATAGACACTAACCAGCCCGGTTCAATACATCATTCTGATCATCTTGATAAATTCACGGAATTTCACTCCCCTGCTCCCTGTAAGGAGCCGGAAAGGGGTGATCACTGACAAGTTTGGTACTGAAAAACTCTTCACTTATCCAATTAACAGGCAATCATTTACGTCATTTCAGTTCCGAAAACCAGACCTTGGAATTAATGTTGCTCGATTTGAACCGATTCTACTATACTCCCCCACCAGCTATTTTATCTTCACTGCCTGATTAACCTGAGCCTAAGGCTTTGCGACTCACGTTTTTTGAATATTGTTCAACCTGTCTTTACCACTTCCTGCAATCCTGAGTCTGCTCCGAGACTGATGAAGCTTACGAAATCGGGCTCGGCTGATTACTGGTACTAACCTCAAGCCCGCCAACCTGATGGAGTCGACTCTCGTGGTCGCAGGATTGTCAGCACTTACCATTCAATAATATAGATGTTTAATGAATAATCGAGTCAAACTCGCTCTGGAAGATGTGGTCGACG
This window harbors:
- a CDS encoding NADAR family protein, with amino-acid sequence MSNQTINFYSVSEAYGEFSNFAGFPIELDGKRWPTSEHYFQAQKFKETSHQAEIRKESSPMRAARMGRERKRPLRKDWESVKDAIMRQAVLAKFTQHAELRELLLSTGESRLVEHTTNDAYWGDGGDGSGKNRLGQILMEIRRTLREAGDTEGEV
- a CDS encoding RNA 2'-phosphotransferase is translated as MNEKDIKRKSKFLSLILRHQPETVGIQLDESGWVDVETLLSAIDEHGKKMSRETLEHVVDSNDKQRFSFSDDGTRIRANQGHSVKIELGYEAAAPPEFLIHGTPQQFVAVIAREGLKKMKRHHVHLHGDENTALAVGQRRGKPVLLKIRSGEMSQAGFEFFVTPNQVWLTDRVPPEYIDFP
- the pncA gene encoding bifunctional nicotinamidase/pyrazinamidase; the protein is MMHALILVDLQYDFMPGGALAVPGGDDVVEVANQWIPKFELVVATQDWHPPGHLSFASQHPHREIGEQIDLNGLEQILWPEHCIQGSPGAELHADLDQEQIDAVIPKGTDTSIDSYSGFFDNGHRQATGLGDYLNERNVSEVTIMGLATDYCVKFTALDAVRHGLKTNLVQAGCRGVDLNEGDIQRALQEMQAAGVALI
- a CDS encoding ADP-ribosylglycohydrolase family protein, yielding MDNYSRILGCLLGTAVGDAVGLKREGLSRKRSRRLYGGPPLSPDLFLNRGYCSDDTEHTLMVGRALVLSRGVPEDFERRLGRDLKHWLLTLPAGIGRATLRSCLKLLVGVAPQNSGVFSAGNGPAMRSALLGLCASSESHLQELVLRSSRITHKDPRAEQGALLVARAARLSLTEPGQSPREFLANSVSQIQDAELKSAIENAVEHLARQSTPEEYAHDQGWSNGISGYINQTVPAALYCWAYTADDFRQSVENAVMLGGDADSVAAIAGAISGANLGVEVIPGEWKQQLAEWPRTIAWMESLAECLSQMDETADPQAPPPMHWLATIPRNLLFAAVVISLGGRRLLPPY
- a CDS encoding NUDIX hydrolase gives rise to the protein MKYSYEYPRAALTVDCVVFGLDEDDLQILLIQRDLPPFEGDWALPGGFVRLEETLDEAALRELSEETGLKNVYLEQLYSFGTVNRDPRERVVTVAYYALVNLSDHRVQAATDARNAAWFAVDDIPSLAFDHDQILEMAHERLRGKVRYQPIGFELLPPKFTLRQIQHLYEVILDRPLDKRNFRKKILSMGILIELDEVETDVAHRAARLYQFDRRKYKRLTKQGFHFEI
- the nadE gene encoding NAD(+) synthase, which produces MKLIQIAAVALNQTPLDWSGNAARVRQAIEAARNEGASLICLPELCLTGYNCEDTFFSIDVQQRALSALLELLPLTKWTVVSVGLPLMYGGALYNCACLIADGQILGFVAKNHLAGDGIHYEPRWFKAWDSTCVGEITIQGQAYPIGNLIFEVDGVRLGFEICEDAWAARRPGRELSQAAVDLILNPSASHFAFGKQEIRRRLVQESSRAYGVTYVYSNLLGNEAGRIIYDGATLIASNGSLLAEGQRLSFQDVSVTSAIVDIDLTRMNRARLASFQPRPGAFRETTITADYQFPEIPFRTLHCQAADWERSDSIKEEEFTRAVALALFDYLRKSRSQGFVISLSGGADSAAAAVLVWAMLKLGLSELGADGLSQKLAYLTGTKPKSGFAELINGLLTCVYQSTRNSSETTASAAAGLAEGIGADFLNLDVDAITQAYVDLVSKAIGRELNWETDDIPLQNIQARSRAPGVWMITNLRNALLLSTSNRSEAAVGYTTMDGDTCGGLSPISGIDKAFLRSWLRWMETVGPLQVGTVPELNLINQQEPTAELRPQEAEQKDEQDLMPYELLDWVERAAIRDKRSPVELYRLALVEFPAEQPAQLVAWIERFFRLWSRNQWKRERYAPSFHLDDENLDPKTWCRFPILSGGFEEELAELRRVAEAQ
- a CDS encoding nicotinate phosphoribosyltransferase codes for the protein MALNKIYDTSLTLLTDLYQLTMAHGYWKTGRAEQEAVFHLFFRKNPFQGGYTIAAGLEYALEYIRHFQFSEDDLSYLKTLEGNDGRPLFSSGFLEYLADLRITCDLAAVPEGTVVFPHEPLVRVTGPILQCQLLETALLNLINFQTLIATKSARICTATGGDPVLEFGLRRAQGIDGGLAASRAAYIGGCAATSNVLAGKLFGIPVKGTHAHSWVMSYDDELSAFEDYARAMPNNCVFLVDTYDTLDGVRNAVRVGIQLKESGHQMVGIRLDSGDLAYLSIEARRLLDEAGLTEAAIVASNDLDETTISSLKMQGAKIAVWGVGTRLVTAFEQPALGGVYKLGAIRNEDQEWEPRLKLSEQAIKTSTPGILQTRRYLNENGAVADMIFNELAPPTSERSVLIDPLDSTRRRVLDDKLDSQDLLIPVVQQGEIVHQHESLSVIRERAQQQLDLFHVGIQRHLEPHEYPVGLEQGLYDYKTEQILLARKLNHQ